The genome window AAAAAGCACCTATGCCGATCTTTTACGAGGTGTAAAGGTTTTAGATATACATGTTGATGATCATGTGGGTAAGGGAAGTTGCATTGTAGAAACAAATCTTGGGGTTTACGATGCTCGTTGGAAAACTCAGTTTGAACAGATCGAAAAGGAAATAGACCAGCTTTTCTTAGAGGAGGCTTCTGCTCTTGAACTCCGAAAAGAGTAGGGAGCTTCTATGGGATGTTTTAGAGGCCCGACTTTCTAAAAATCAATTAATAAAAATTAACGGTCGAGTGGTACAAGTTGTGGGGCTCGTTGTGGAATCTCAAGGTCCTGATGTTCGAGTTGGAGATTTATGCCAGATACGCTTTCGCGGCGACTCTCCTCCGTTAAAGGCGGAAGTTGTCGGCTTCAGAGAAGATAGAGTTCTTTTAATGCCTTTAGGGAGCTTAAAAGATGTTGGGCCTGGATGTGACGTTGTTTCTATGGAACGTCCTCTGGGAGTGCATGTAGGTCGTAACCTCCTTGGTAGGGTTCTTGATGGCTTAGGGCAGCCTATGGATGATAAGGGACCTATTATTGCTTCAGATTTTTACCCTCTTTATGCAGATCCGCCTCATCCGTTACGAAGACAGATGATTTCCTCCCATCTTTCTGTAGGAGTAAAGGCAATAGATGGTATTTTAACATTGGGTACTGGGCAGCGAATCGGAATTTTTGCCGGTTCCGGCGTGGGAAAAAGTACTCTTCTGGGAATGATGGCCAGAAATACGGAAGCAGACATAAATGTTATTGCTCTTGTTGGAGAACGAGGACGAGAAGTTAGAGAGTTTATAGATCATGATCTTGGCGCGCAAGGTATGGAACGTTCAGTGCTTGTTGTTGCAACGTCAGATCAACCTCCTCTCATACGCTTAAAAGCGGCCTTGACAGCTACAGCAATAGCGGAATATTTTCGAGATCAAGGTAAAAATGTGCTTTTGATGATGGATTCTGTAACTCGAGTAGCCAGAGCTCAGCGAGAAGTAGGTTTAGCTATAGGAGAGCCGCCTACAACCCGAGGATATACTCCTTCTGTTTTTGAGGCTCTTCCTCGGTTATTGGAAAGAGCTGGCGCCGGAGAGCGTGGAAGCATTACCGGTATTTATACCGTTCTTGTTGAAGGTGACGATATGAATGAGCCTGTCGCTGATACCGTACGGGGTATTCTTGATGGACACGTTGTGCTTTCTCGAAAGATAGCTTCGAAAAATTTTTACCCTGCTATTGATATTCTGAACAGTGTGAGTCGAGTTATGCCTTCTGTTGTTTCCAAAGAACATTTAAAGGCTGTTTCCAGAATACGAGAAGCTATAGCTGTTCATCGAGAAGCGGAAGATTTGGTCAATATTGGGGCATATAAAGAGGGCTCTAACCGTAAGATTGATTGGGCCTTAAGTCATATAGAAGATATACATGCTTTTCTTTGCCAGTCGACTGACGAAAAATATACTTTTGAAGAGACAGAATCAAGTCTTATGACATTGGCTCCATTTGCCGAAGATATATAAAGGTAGGTTAAAAGGAGGCAGAGGGGTAATTCATGATTGAACGTATAAAACGCTTCCAAAAGATTTTGTCGACACGAGAAAAGGTAAGAGATGAAGAACGCTTACTTTTAAGTGAAAAGCGTAATTATGAGCAAAATATTGTTTCCTTAATGAATGGATTGCAAGAAGAAAAACAACAAGCATTACATGTTTTCAGTACGCAGGATAACTGTCTTTTTTCCCCTCAGGATATGTGGTATAGACGAAAATCCATTGATTGTATCGAAAGAAAATTAGACGAAGCGCACGAGGCATTGTTACAGATACAGTATGCTATTCGTCAATCAGAAGAACGTCTTCTTCAGAAACATAAAGACGTAAAGGTTATGGAGACATATCTTGGTAAGATGAAAGATGAGTATAACCAAGTCGTGTCACGAATGGAGCAAGAAGAACTTGACGATATAGCTACGATACGATTCGAGAATAAGTCTGGGGAGTGAAATCTTTTGCAGGCAAAAAGAGTAGGATTGGAACGAGTTATAAAACGTATAAATGAGATTCAGGAGCGCTTCTGCCCGAATGAAGCGCCTAAACAAGAAAAAAAGAGAGAACGATTTGTTGATGTCTTGTCGCGTGTAGAAAGAGAATCTAGCCTTGATGTGAACGTTTTGCCAGAAAAAGAAAACAGCAAAATTCCTACCTCAGAAAATGTTTCTTTAAATTCGATCATAAAGCGCCATGCTAAAAATTACAATGTGGATGAAAACCTTATTCGTGCCGTAATAAAGATGGAATCTGGGGGGAAAACAGATGCTGTTTCTCCTAAGGGGGCTATGGGGCTTATGCAATTGATGCCGGGAACGGCGCGTATGTTGGGGGTTAATAATCCTTATAATCCCGACGAAAATATAGAGGGCGGTGTAAAATATCTGGCCTTTTTGTCCGATAAATATAAGGGGGATTTAGAGCAGGCTCTTGCAGCATATAATGCGGGGCCTTCTCGGGTTGATTCCTACGGAGGTATTCCGCCCTTCCCTGAAACGCAGCAATATGTTCAAAACGTTTTAGCAGAATATAAGCGAAATATAGGGAGCGAATAGAACAATGCCTGACGATAATTTATGGGCAGAGGATACAGAACGGGAGTTACAGGAAAATCAGGGCTCATCCCGGCCCGTCTCTCCACGTAAAAAGGGGAGTAGACTGAGGCGTAGATTGGGCCTTTTTTTTGTTTTGCTCATTATAGGGGCTGGCGTAGTTTTAGGACTCCATTTAGGTGGGGTTTGGGATATTCGCCCCTTTGCGGAAAAATTAGGCATAATTAAAAGCGAGACTCTCTCTCCAGCCGATCGCCGACAACAAGAGTTAGAAGAGTGGGCAAGCCGCTTGAGTAAAAAAGAAAATGAACTTAATGAAAAAGAGCATAATCTTGAAGTTCTTTCTCAAGACCTTGTCTCTAGAAAAGATGCTCTTCTTGTGAAGGAAACTGAAATCCAGGCCTTGGAAAAGGATTCTAATGATAGCAAAGTTCAAAACGAAGAGTCTTTACAAGCGTTAGTTCAGACTTTTCAGGAAATGTCGTCGCGTCGGGCTGCATCTATCATTGAGCAGTTAGATCAGAAATTGGCAGTGAAACTACTTTTGAAAATGCCTGAAGATAGTGTTGCATCTATATTAGGACGTATGGACCCAGGACGGGCAGCCTTGCTGACGGAACAGCTTGCACTTCAGAAAGATAGGTGAGATGGGGATGCAAGGTGATTTTTTTTCAGTTATTTCAATGGGGGAGCTTCTTACCGAGCCGAATAATACCCTTCAACCTGATATGAAAGTAACTACTGAGTTGGATTTTGCAACTCTTGTTGCAGCTCTGTCAGAAAACGTATCAGGAGAGACAGAAAAAGATTCTCTTTCTAACCTTAATTTGATAGCCTCAGATAAATCAGACAAATCAGATAAAAAGGAGAGGGGACAATCGTTATCTTTATCTTCTTTATATGCAACGTGTCCGCCTTTAGTGAATATTTTATTAACGAAAACCGAGGCGGAAAGTGAAACAGCAGAAAAAAAGATTGAAATGACAACGGTAAATGAAACTGAAACTCTTATTGATAGCGTGACAACTGAAAAGACAAAAAAAGAGGAGAATTTGCAGCAAAATCCTTCAGAACTTTTGCCACAGAAAGAAATGGATCAATTGGAAGAAAAAGGTTCAGGGTTGCTTGAAGAAATAACAATTGATGAGGAAAAAGCTGCAGAGATTGAGGTTTTAAAAGGCAGCATTAACGTTAATAATAAGGATAAAAAAGTATCGAGTGAAAAAGAAGAGGAAAAGCCGCTTATAAAAGGTTTTGTACGTAACCACGATAAAGGAGAAGTGCAAGGTCCGAAAGAGGAGAAGTTTCCTTTAGATAAAATTTCTGTTGTTGGTGATTCTATCCCAAATATTGAAAAATCGTTTTCTCATGTAAAACGAGAGATTGAAGATAATGTGTTGCCTCCGCAGGAAATAATAACTTCAGATAAAAGCGTTTCTCAACAAACTGACATGGGAAATACGCAGAGTGATTCCTTAGATTTACATAAAGAATCACAAGATGTAGATGTTCCACATAAATGGGGAATAGAAAAGGATAAGACAAATACTTCAGTGTCGCAGCATCCTTTTCATGAAGTGATGGCTCAAAATATAGTTAAAGAAAAATCGGATTTAAATCGTATGAATACAGTTCCTCAAGCATTTCAAAGAGGTGTATATGTTGGCACAAATCAAGGGGAACAAATACAGACAGGAATGACGCATGTATTAAGGTTCCTTCATACGAGAGGAGAAACAAAAGCCAAGGTCGTTATTGAGCCACCAGCTCTTGGCAGGGTAGACGTGGAACTGCTCTCTTCTCAACGAGGGGTTGAGGCGTTTCTTCGTGTGAGTTCCGAATCTTTAAGGCATATTGTGCAAGAACAGTTACCAGCGCTTCGAAGTGCCTTTTCGCAGCAAGGACTTGTTTTAGCCGATTGCTCTGTGGATGTTCGAAAAGAGAATGAACATAGTGGACAAAACCAACAGAATAAACGGCGAGGAATAAAAGTAGCGATGGATGCTTTAGACGAAACTGAAGAACCTCTTGCTTTTCGTCTTGACCTAGAGCAAGGCTTACTCGTTTGGATGGCATAGGATAGGAGGGAGAAAATGTTTGTACAAAGTACCGATTATTCAGTAACAGGCTCTGCTACAACAGCTTCTGCCACAAGCGCGACAGAACAGAAAAGTAAAACCGATTCGAATGGAGGATTGGATCAAGACGCTTTCTTCAAAATCTTGATCACTCAGTTGACCCACCAAGACCCCATGAATCCTTTACAAGATAGAGAATTCATTGCTCAGATGGCTCAATTTACTACAGTAGAAAAATTGACGAATATGGGCAAGGTTGTAGACGAAATGGCTACTGTAAATCGAGGGAATGCAGTTTCTTATCTTGGTAAAAACGTAAGTTTCTATGATGAGAACGGAGAAGTTATGACATCTAAAGTTCAGGCTGTTTGGTTTGACGATAAAGAGGGTGTTATTCTTCAGGTTCCCGAGGGGCAAATCAAATTGGCAGGAGTTCTTTCTGTTTCATAAAAAATTTGAGTTCTTGTAAGTATTCTCCGAAATAGTAACTATGAGAGAAAAAAGCCCACTAGGGACGGTTGGGTTTGACATGTGCAAGGGAGTGCGCATTTCTCTGTGTTGGGAGGTTAATAGAAATGCTAAGATCCCTTATGACGGGAGTAAGTGGAGTTCGGGGACATCAAACTCTGCTCGATGTTGTAGGTAACAATATTGCCAATGTGAATACAGCCGGATTTAAAAAATCGACGGTGACTTTTCAGGATTTGCTCTATCAGACGTCTCGTGGAGCTTCTTCTCCACAGGGCGATAGGGGCGGAATAAATCCTATGCAGGTGGGTCTTGGC of Aminobacterium sp. MB27-C1 contains these proteins:
- a CDS encoding lytic transglycosylase domain-containing protein — encoded protein: MQAKRVGLERVIKRINEIQERFCPNEAPKQEKKRERFVDVLSRVERESSLDVNVLPEKENSKIPTSENVSLNSIIKRHAKNYNVDENLIRAVIKMESGGKTDAVSPKGAMGLMQLMPGTARMLGVNNPYNPDENIEGGVKYLAFLSDKYKGDLEQALAAYNAGPSRVDSYGGIPPFPETQQYVQNVLAEYKRNIGSE
- a CDS encoding MotE family protein; amino-acid sequence: MPDDNLWAEDTERELQENQGSSRPVSPRKKGSRLRRRLGLFFVLLIIGAGVVLGLHLGGVWDIRPFAEKLGIIKSETLSPADRRQQELEEWASRLSKKENELNEKEHNLEVLSQDLVSRKDALLVKETEIQALEKDSNDSKVQNEESLQALVQTFQEMSSRRAASIIEQLDQKLAVKLLLKMPEDSVASILGRMDPGRAALLTEQLALQKDR
- a CDS encoding flagellar hook capping FlgD N-terminal domain-containing protein produces the protein MFVQSTDYSVTGSATTASATSATEQKSKTDSNGGLDQDAFFKILITQLTHQDPMNPLQDREFIAQMAQFTTVEKLTNMGKVVDEMATVNRGNAVSYLGKNVSFYDENGEVMTSKVQAVWFDDKEGVILQVPEGQIKLAGVLSVS
- a CDS encoding flagellar hook-length control protein FliK, whose protein sequence is MQGDFFSVISMGELLTEPNNTLQPDMKVTTELDFATLVAALSENVSGETEKDSLSNLNLIASDKSDKSDKKERGQSLSLSSLYATCPPLVNILLTKTEAESETAEKKIEMTTVNETETLIDSVTTEKTKKEENLQQNPSELLPQKEMDQLEEKGSGLLEEITIDEEKAAEIEVLKGSINVNNKDKKVSSEKEEEKPLIKGFVRNHDKGEVQGPKEEKFPLDKISVVGDSIPNIEKSFSHVKREIEDNVLPPQEIITSDKSVSQQTDMGNTQSDSLDLHKESQDVDVPHKWGIEKDKTNTSVSQHPFHEVMAQNIVKEKSDLNRMNTVPQAFQRGVYVGTNQGEQIQTGMTHVLRFLHTRGETKAKVVIEPPALGRVDVELLSSQRGVEAFLRVSSESLRHIVQEQLPALRSAFSQQGLVLADCSVDVRKENEHSGQNQQNKRRGIKVAMDALDETEEPLAFRLDLEQGLLVWMA
- the fliI gene encoding flagellar protein export ATPase FliI, with translation MNSEKSRELLWDVLEARLSKNQLIKINGRVVQVVGLVVESQGPDVRVGDLCQIRFRGDSPPLKAEVVGFREDRVLLMPLGSLKDVGPGCDVVSMERPLGVHVGRNLLGRVLDGLGQPMDDKGPIIASDFYPLYADPPHPLRRQMISSHLSVGVKAIDGILTLGTGQRIGIFAGSGVGKSTLLGMMARNTEADINVIALVGERGREVREFIDHDLGAQGMERSVLVVATSDQPPLIRLKAALTATAIAEYFRDQGKNVLLMMDSVTRVARAQREVGLAIGEPPTTRGYTPSVFEALPRLLERAGAGERGSITGIYTVLVEGDDMNEPVADTVRGILDGHVVLSRKIASKNFYPAIDILNSVSRVMPSVVSKEHLKAVSRIREAIAVHREAEDLVNIGAYKEGSNRKIDWALSHIEDIHAFLCQSTDEKYTFEETESSLMTLAPFAEDI
- a CDS encoding flagellar export protein FliJ, with the protein product MIERIKRFQKILSTREKVRDEERLLLSEKRNYEQNIVSLMNGLQEEKQQALHVFSTQDNCLFSPQDMWYRRKSIDCIERKLDEAHEALLQIQYAIRQSEERLLQKHKDVKVMETYLGKMKDEYNQVVSRMEQEELDDIATIRFENKSGE